In Miscanthus floridulus cultivar M001 chromosome 5, ASM1932011v1, whole genome shotgun sequence, one genomic interval encodes:
- the LOC136452560 gene encoding uncharacterized protein: MRDMEDDRPVATAVVRTEDDDVASGDEDSDGEFEFPFVSRESAAADELFAGGRIRAFYPVFGRVLDEAPAPAPRAPLGRLFQLEQARTSSVASTSSSSSSASSSTAGAGLVGASPDSYCLWTPGSSSSAASSPSRPPRKSGSTGSIARWRRIGELVVGRSHSDGRERFLFLSAPPSPARDREHSSPASKAKAKQPPKGSKAAATELDTVAAGRRVSYGGAKASTGGGRRTFLPYRQDLVGLFANVRGLSRSHHPF, from the coding sequence ATGCGAGACATGGAGGACGACAGACCGGTTGCCACCGCCGTCGTCAGGACGGAGGACGACGACGTGGCTTCCGGCGACGAGGACTCGGACGGCGAGTTCGAGTTCCCCTTCGTGAGCCGCGAGTCGGCGGCGGCCGACGAGCTCTTCGCGGGCGGCCGCATCCGGGCGTTCTACCCAGTGTTCGGCCGAGTCCTGGACGAGGCCCCGGCCCCAGCGCCAAGGGCGCCGCTAGGGCGGCTGTTCCAGCTGGAGCAGGCGCGGACCTCGTCCGTCGCGTccacgtcctcctcctcctcctcggcgtcGTCCTCGACGGCGGGCGCGGGCCTCGTCGGCGCGTCCCCGGACAGCTACTGCCTCTGGACGCCCGGGTCCTCGTCGTCAGCGGCGTCATCGCCCTCGCGGCCGCCGCGGAAGAGCGGGTCCACGGGCTCCATCGCGCGGTGGCGCCGCATCggcgagctcgtcgtcggccgcaGCCACAGCGACGGCAGGGAGAGGTTCCTCTTCCTCTCCGCGCCACCGTCCCCGGCCAGGGACAGGGAGCACTCCTCCCCCGCTTCCAAGGCGAAGGCGAAGCAGCCGCCGAAAGGAAGTAAAGCCGCCGCCACGGAGCTCGACACGGTCGCCGCGGGGCGCCGGGTGTCCTACGGCGGCGCCAAGGCCTCCACCGGCGGCGGCCGGCGCACGTTCCTGCCGTACCGGCAGGACCTCGTGGGGCTGTTCGCCAACGTGCGCGGGCTCAGCCGGAGCCACCACCCGTTCTGA
- the LOC136454902 gene encoding putative glutamine amidotransferase GAT1_2.1 has product MDVTVRKNKFVDFVGEYHLDLIVGYGAVPVIVPRVVGVHALLDSFEPIHGVLLCEGEDIDPSLYDSADAGTDGSLSPEQLEAVRRLHPSDTAIDHEKDSIELGLARRCLERNIPYLGICRGSQVLNVACGGSLYQDVEHELVGPDAVQHINYGNYDGGNHAGEDPRDSRATLRETRSVFSSA; this is encoded by the exons ACGTCACAGTCCGCAAGAACAAGTTCGTCGACTTCGTCG GTGAGTACCACCTGGACCTCATCGTGGGCTACGGCGCGGTGCCGGTGATCGTGCCGCGCGTGGTGGGGGTGCACGCGCTGCTGGACTCGTTCGAGCCCATCCACGGCGTGCTCCTCTGCGAGGGTGAGGACATCGACCCGTCCCTCTATGACTCCGCCGACGCCGGCACCGACGGCTCGCTCTCGCCGGAGCAGTTGGaggccgtgcggcgcctgcacccgAGTGACACGGCCATCGACCACGAAAAGGACTCGATCGAGCTCGGCCTCGCGCGCCGCTGCCTGGAGCGCAACATCCCCTACCTGGGCATCTGCCGCGGCTCGCAGGTGCTCAACGTCGCCTGCGGCGGCTCGCTGTACCAGGACGTGGAGCACGAGCTAGTCGGGCCCGACGCCGTCCAGCACATCAACTACGGCAACTACGACGGCGGAAACCACGCGGGAGAGGATCCGCGCGACTCAAGAGCCACGTTACGCGAAACTAGGTCAGTTTTCTCAAGTGCCTAA